A genomic segment from Nicotiana sylvestris chromosome 1, ASM39365v2, whole genome shotgun sequence encodes:
- the LOC104212018 gene encoding pentatricopeptide repeat-containing protein At1g63330-like, whose product MCATLRRMRINYKVGHFTLFPTSLHTSQLLVLHFLTPPHKVLNPKVTSFSTESSYCSSNSLNSENGFDFLEQFSPFKNLANSSTYTVITSNERRKIVVGLSRMIKNEKGYILEAFSRDFCPSFLVKIMKLIGNREVAFAFFKYVFQDYSESTVKSCCISAHLLAAGQLRLLAQDMISWIIRRIGKCRSDEIVEFMWREHYKYECDFSVLDSLMRAFLTAEMVSAALDILSKMRDCGLWPSSSAIGILFKLLLRIGDYGSVWKLFRDMLHKGPHPTNNLFNVMILGYCRKGSLRTGESLCHLMRKFGCEPDVFTYNILINAYCIRGWTSDALHWVHMMIDHGCNPSISTFSTVINALCKEGNMMEARKVFDGMQEVGVFPSTITYNALMDGYVKAREIYQANMLYEEMKKKGVVPDAITLNILVAGHYKYGREEDGDRLLWDLTVTGLFPDCLFSDVSIAGLCWAGRLNEAVTLLDSMLEKGIPVSVIAFNSIIAAYSKEGLEEKAFEVYNIMVQFGQTPSASTCASLLMGLATTGRLQEARNLMAKMIAMSFPVNRTAFTVLLDGYFKKGDVIGARILWEEMEMMGIAPDSVAFSALIDGLAKAGSVEDAYGAFFQMTRKGLVPNNFVYNSLITGFCNSGKLNEAQKLERDMRDRGLLPDVFTINTIINGFCKQGRMRLAVDSFVEMQRSGIQPDIVTYNTLINGFCKAFDMVNADNFMTRMYASGWEPDITTYNIKLHGFCSSRRINRAVMMLDELVSAGVVPNTVTYNTMMNSACNDILDRAMILAAKLLKMAFIPNTVTANLLLSHLWKQGLPQRALMWGQKLREIGFEFDEITYKILDNASHYIQENTECCTETTGKSLFLDFLMYITYDYIRRSKAYNDENDSSYELVEDGPCGSFKLVNKAIV is encoded by the coding sequence ATGTGTGCTACTTTACGCCGTATGCGCATCAATTACAAGGTGGGTCATTTTACCCTGTTTCCAACATCCTTGCACACTTCACAACTGCTAGTTTTACACTTCCTCACACCACCACACAAAGTCCTAAACCCTAAAGTTACCAGCTTTTCTACTGAAAGCTCATATTGCAGTTCAAATTCATTAAATTCTGAAAATGGATTTGATTTTCTTGAACAGTTTTCCCCTTTTAAGAATTTAGCAAACTCTTCTACTTACACTGTCATTACCTCAAATGAGAGGCGTAAAATTGTTGTGGGGTTATCAAGAatgataaaaaatgaaaaaggttACATTTTGGAAGCATTTTCAAGAGATTTTTGCCCATCTTTTTTGGTAAAAATTATGAAGTTGATTGGTAATAGGGAAGTTGCATTTGCATTCTTTAAGTATGTTTTTCAAGATTATTCTGAGAGTACAGTGAAGTCATGTTGTATTAGTGCGCATTTATTGGCTGCTGGACAGTTGAGGCTATTGGCACAGGATATGATATCTTGGATCATTAGGAGGATTGGAAAATGTAGGAGTGACGAGATTGTGGAGTTCATGTGGAGGGAGCATTATAAGTATGAGTGTGACTTttcggttcttgattcattaatGCGGGCTTTTTTAACCGCAGAAATGGTTTCGGCTGCATTAGATATTTTGAGTAAGATGAGAGACTGTGGGTTGTGGCCGAGTTCTTCAGCTATCGGCATCTTATTTAAGTTGTTGCTTAGGATTGGTGATTATGGTAGTGTCTGGAAGTTATTTCGGGATATGTTGCATAAAGGGCCTCATCCTACTAACAATCTCTTTAATGTAATGATTCTTGGATATTGTAGAAAAGGCAGTCTTCGAACGGGAGAGAGTTTATGTCATCTCATGAGGAAGTTTGGATGTGAGCCAGATGTTTTTACATATAATATTTTGATCAATGCATACTGTATTAGAGGATGGACTTCAGATGCATTGCACTGGGTGCATATGATGATTGATCATGGATGTAATCCAAGTATCTCTACCTTTAGTACGGTAATTAATGCCCTATGCAAAGAAGGCAACATGATGGAAGCCAGAAAAGTGTTTGATGGAATGCAAGAGGTGGGTGTCTTTCCTAGCACCATCACATATAATGCTTTGATGGATGGCTACGTTAAAGCACGGGAAATTTATCAAGCAAATATGCTatatgaagaaatgaaaaagaagggTGTAGTTCCAGATGCTATAACTCTTAACATTTTGGTGGCAGGTCACTATAAGTATGGTAGGGAAGAGGATGGCGACCGATTATTATGGGACCTAACAGTGACAGGACTTTTTCCAGATTGTTTATTCTCTGATGTATCAATTGCAGGATTGTGTTGGGCAGGAAGGTTGAACGAGGCTGTAACATTGTTGGATAGTATGCTTGAGAAGGGGATACCTGTTAGTGTAATAGCTTTTAATTCCATTATTGCTGCTTACAGCAAAGAAGGGTTAGAAGAAAAAGCATTTGAAGTCTATAATATTATGGTTCAGTTTGGTCAGACTCCTTCAGCTTCCACGTGTGCTTCCCTTCTCATGGGTTTGGCAACGACAGGGAGGCTGCAAGAAGCGAGAAATTTAATGGCTAAGATGATTGCAATGTCCTTCCCTGTTAATAGAActgctttcactgtgcttctggATGGGTATTTTAAGAAAGGGGATGTAATAGGAGCTAGAATATTGTGGGAAGAAATGGAAATGATGGGAATCGCTCCTGATTCTGTTGCTTTTTCTGCATTGATAGATGGGCTTGCTAAAGCAGGATCTGTTGAAGATGCGTATGGTGCCTTTTTCCAGATGACTAGGAAAGGGCTTGTGCCAAATAATTTTGTTTATAATTCGCTAATTACTGGTTTCTGTAATAGCGGAAAACTGAATGAAGCTCAGAAACTAGAGAGGGACATGAGGGATAGGGGTCTTCTCCCGGATGTCTTTACAATTAATACCATCATCAATGGTTTCTGCAAACAGGGAAGAATGAGATTAGCTGTTGACAGTTTTGTGGAAATGCAACGAAGTGGTATACAACCTGATATTGTTACATATAACACCTTGATCAACGGATTCTGCAAAGCATTCGACATGGTCAATGCGGATAACTTTATGACAAGAATGTATGCCAGTGGATGGGAACCTGATATCACAACCTACAATATAAAGCTTCATGGTTTCTGTAGTAGTAGGAGGATAAATCGAGCAGTTATGATGTTGGATGAGCTTGTATCTGCTGGAGTGGTGCCAAATACCGTTACATACAACACTATGATGAATAGTGCTTGCAATGACATATTGGACCGTGCAATGATTTTGGCAGCAAAGTTGCTTaagatggcattcatcccaaacaCAGTTACAGCTAACTTACTACTTTCTCACCTATGGAAGCAGGGACTACCTCAGCGGGCGTTGATGTGGGGGCAGAAGTTGCGCGAAATTGGTTTTGAGTTTGATGAAATAACATATAAAATTTTGGACAATGCTTCTCACTATATACAAGAAAACACAGAATGTTGTACAGAAACAACAGGAAAGAGTCTCTTTCTAGACTTCCTCATGTACATTACCTATGACTACATACGTAGAAGTAAGGCTTATAATGATGAAAATGACAGCTCTTACGAACTAGTTGAGGATGGTCCTTGTGGGTCCTTCAAGTTAGTCAACAAGGCAATTGTATAG
- the LOC104212017 gene encoding probable serine/threonine-protein kinase PBL19 produces the protein MKCFFYFKDRNRNRERKSAPVVLQDLSKSDISGGGAERVTKSSCSTSSPRSFSDLYEGKAQNLRVFTFSELKQATNNFNRLLKIGEGGFGCVYKGTIKPADGKGESTVVAIKKLNRDGYQGHKQWVAEVQFLGVVDHPNLVKLIGYCAVDGERGIQRLLVYEFMSNRSLEDHLFNTAFPLLSWKRRLQMALGAAEGLAYLHEELEVQVIYRDFKSSNVLLDDDFMPKLSDFGLAREGPTGMHTHVSTAVVGTWGYAAPDYIETGHLTAKSDVWSFGVVLYEILTGRRSLERNRPKSEHKLLEWVKRYPADSRKFGMIMDPRLENQYSLNAARKIAKLADTCLLKSAKDRPKMSQVVETLKQIIQISGENSSTDTSFQCVEDEPVVEENPKQTGASESTKRRMAHLAKLSEHVGGISRRRFMIMQKAKVI, from the exons ATGAAGTGTTTCTTTTACTTTAAGGATAGAAATAgaaatagggaaagaaaatcagCACCAGTTGTACTTCAAGATCTGAGCAAATCAGATATATCAGGTGGTGGTGCAGAAAGGGTGACTAAGTCTTCATGTTCAACTTCTTCTCCTCGTAGCTTCTCTGATTTGTATGAAGGGAAAGCTCAGAACTTGAGGGTTTTTACATTCTCTGAGCTTAAACAAGCAACTAATAATTTTAATAGATTACTTAAGATTGGAGAAGGAGGTTTTGGATGTGTATATAAGGGTACTATTAAGCCTGCTGATGGGAAGGGTGAATCAACTGTTGTTGCCATTAAAAAGCTCAATAGAGATGGTTATcag GGTCATAAACAATGGGTAGCAGAAGTGCAGTTTCTGGGAGTGGTAGATCACCCAAATCTCGTCAAACTAATAGGATATTGTGCCGTTGATGGGGAAAGAGGTATTCAGCGGCTACTTGTTTATGAATTCATGTCCAACAGAAGCCTAGAAGATCATCTCTTCAATACcgcttttcctcttctttcttgGAAAAGAAGACTGCAAATGGCTCTTGGAGCAGCTGAGGGACTGGCTTATTTGCATGAAGAATTGGAAGTTCAG GTGATATATCGTGATTTCAAGTCATCAAATGTACTTTTGGATGATGACTTCATGCCAAAGCTTTCAGACTTCGGGCTTGCCAGAGAGGGCCCAACTGGCATGCACACACACGTCTCTACAGCG GTTGTCGGAACATGGGGATATGCAGCACCTGATTACATAGAAACAGGACATCTCACAGCTAAAAGTGATGTGTGGAGTTTTGGTGTTGTATTGTATGAGATCCTAACCGGTCGGCGGTCCCTAGAAAGGAACAGACCGAAATCAGAACATAAACTTCTGGAGTGGGTTAAACGTTACCCTGCTGATAGCCGGAAATTTGGTATGATCATGGATCCAAGGCTGGAGAACCAGTATTCGCTCAATGCAGCTCGAAAGATTGCAAAGTTAGCTGACACTTGTTTGTTAAAATCTGCAAAAGATCGACCAAAGATGAGTCAGGTAGTAGAAACTCTGAAGCAGATCATTCAGATTTCTGGTGAGAATAGCTCCACAGACACGAGTTTCCAGTGTGTCGAAGATGAACCTGTTGTAGAGGAAAATCCAAAGCAGACAGGAGCCTCAGAATCAACGAAAAGGCGAATGGCTCACTTGGCTAAACTTAGTGAACATGTTGGTGGAATAAGCAGAAGAAGATTTATGATCATGCAGAAGGCTAAAGTTATATAA